The following proteins are encoded in a genomic region of Xenopus laevis strain J_2021 chromosome 3L, Xenopus_laevis_v10.1, whole genome shotgun sequence:
- the LOC121401414 gene encoding lamina-associated polypeptide 2, isoforms alpha/zeta-like, which produces MLDKRLCKKCLMEASNPPMEQLNSMMDWMQSTFKQSMATMVDEVTGKVMHNLSKQGCIPAASAGTTAGSSRTVQERDSISSEGEISETDTDEAEESAFNIDFIEPLIRHMRITLDLDEEEQLPKQDKMFRTREKKTQVFPVHDVIASMINAEWETPDRKMGESKRFNRMFPFSEKDVKSWNAVPKVDAAITRVARRTTLPVDEGVSLKDAMERRQDAILKKLYLAGGKACKTTVATTSLTRANSIWISEVEKAVKEGADQDKILDIIQDIKTANNFASEASLEGARVAARSMGLAVAARRALWLRHWHADSQSKHNLCSLPFKGEFLFGERLDQIISKASAGKSAFLTQDRKDRRNFRNQKPSFRDTKQYKPGKPFVHQPWRSRFRNQDKRDQKPEKKTA; this is translated from the coding sequence ATGCTGGAtaaaaggctgtgcaaaaaatgcctaatggaggctaGCAATCCTCCCATGGAACAACTGAATAGCATGATGGACTGGATGCAATCCACCTTCAAGCAATCCATGGCTACTATGGTAGATGAAGTCACGGGTAAAGTAATGCATAATCTGAGTAAACAAGGATGCATACCTGCTGCCAGTGCAGGGACGACAGCCGGATCATCTAGAACAGTACAAGAAAGAGACTCTATTTCCTCTGAAGGGGAAATATCAGAAACAGATACAGATGAAGCAGAGGAATCAGCTTTCAATATTGATTTTATTGAGCCTCTAATAAGACACATGAGAATCACACTAGACTTAGATGAAGAAGAACAGCTACCCAAACAAGATAAAATGTTCAGAACtagagaaaagaaaacacaggTGTTTCCGGTCCATGATGTGATTGCTAGCATGATAAATGCCGAATGGGAAACCCCTGACAGAAAAATGGGGGAATCTAAGAGGTTTAACAGAATGTTTCCTTTTTCAGAAAAAGATGTGAAATCATGGAATGCTGTTCCCAAAGTAGATGCGGCAATCACCAGAGTGGCTAGACGAACAACATTGCCAGTTGATGAGGGTGTTTCCCTCAAAGATGCCATGGAAAGAAGGCAAGATGCCATTCTAAAGAAGCTGTACCTTGCAGGAGGAAAGGCTTGCAAAACAACGGTAGCAACCACATCACTTACCAGAGCCAACAGCATTTGGATATCTGAGGTTGAGAAAGCGGTTAAAGAAGGAGCAGATCAAGATAAAATTCTGGACATAATTCAAGACATTAAAACAGCAAACAATTTTGCTTCTGAAGCCTCCCTTGAGGGAGCAAGGGTGGCAGCCAGATCCATGGGCCTTGCAGTTGCAGCCAGACGAGCACTGTGGTTGCGTCATTGGCATGCGGACTCTCAGTCCAAGCATAACCTCTGCTCcctgccatttaaaggagaattccttTTTGGGGAACGTTTAGATCAAATAATCTCCAAGGCGTCAGCGGGAAAATCAGCTTTTTTGACGCAAGATCGCAAGGATAGAAGGAATTTCAGAAATCAGAAACCATCATTCCGGGATACCAAACAATACAAACCAGGAAAGCCCTTTGTCCATCAGCCCTGGAGATCCAGGTTTCGTAAccaagacaaaagagatcagaaACCTGAGAAGAAAACAGCATGA